A genome region from Thermoanaerobacterium xylanolyticum LX-11 includes the following:
- a CDS encoding respiratory chain complex I subunit 1 family protein, which yields MTWVDYLVFAAAVILTPLIGGFITGLDRKVTALIQGRYGPPVLQPFYDVVKLLSKEKMIVNDFQIFAAYIYLLSAILSVGFFAIKADLLMIIFIMSIGLVFYVIGALATRSPYSQVGAQRELMQMLAYEPLLIFVLIGMYYVAGSFNLHDIMSHGRLLLDLPLIFVVLSLVLDIKIKKSPFDFSTSEHAHQELVRGILTDYAGPYLALIEIADWYELVLLLAMLAIFWSQNLVIGALISLFVFFLDIIIDNISARMTLKWMLSFSWIVGISFTVLNIAYLYFSNVSR from the coding sequence ATGACGTGGGTAGATTATTTGGTTTTTGCGGCGGCGGTCATTTTGACTCCGCTTATAGGCGGATTTATAACCGGATTAGACAGAAAAGTCACAGCCCTTATTCAAGGTAGATATGGTCCGCCTGTGTTGCAACCTTTTTACGATGTCGTAAAATTGCTTTCTAAAGAGAAGATGATAGTAAATGACTTTCAGATATTCGCAGCGTATATATACTTGCTATCAGCTATACTAAGTGTCGGCTTCTTTGCAATAAAAGCTGACCTTCTTATGATAATTTTTATAATGTCTATAGGGCTTGTCTTCTATGTAATAGGGGCATTGGCTACAAGGTCTCCGTACAGCCAAGTAGGAGCTCAGAGAGAACTTATGCAGATGTTGGCATATGAACCTCTACTTATATTTGTGCTTATTGGTATGTACTATGTAGCTGGAAGCTTTAATTTACACGATATAATGTCACATGGAAGGCTTCTTCTTGATTTGCCGCTTATTTTTGTGGTTTTAAGCCTTGTACTGGACATAAAAATAAAGAAATCTCCATTTGATTTTTCCACATCTGAACATGCTCATCAGGAGCTTGTAAGAGGGATTCTCACAGATTACGCAGGGCCGTATCTGGCTTTAATAGAAATAGCTGATTGGTATGAGTTAGTGCTGCTTTTAGCAATGTTGGCAATTTTCTGGTCACAAAATCTTGTAATAGGTGCTTTGATATCGCTTTTTGTATTCTTTTTAGATATAATTATAGATAATATATCTGCAAGGATGACGCTTAAGTGGATGCTTAGCTTTAGCTGGATTGTGGGTATAAGTTTTACAGTCTTAAATATTGCTTACCTGTACTTTAGCAATGTATCGAGGTGA
- a CDS encoding NADH-quinone oxidoreductase subunit B family protein, with protein sequence MGLKEFVKKSFSKSPWVVHYDCGSCNGCDIEVLACMTPIYDMERFGMVNVGNPKHADILIVTGTVNEKNKDVLKNVYDMMPDPKVVVAAGICACSGGIFRDCYNVLGGIDKVIPVDVYVPGCPAKPEAMIDGLYKAAQILKEKYSRKEVIVSAKSLG encoded by the coding sequence ATGGGTTTAAAAGAATTTGTAAAAAAGTCCTTCTCAAAATCACCATGGGTAGTCCATTACGATTGTGGAAGTTGCAATGGATGTGATATAGAGGTTTTGGCATGTATGACCCCTATATATGACATGGAAAGATTTGGAATGGTAAATGTGGGAAACCCAAAACATGCTGACATTTTAATAGTAACGGGCACTGTAAATGAAAAAAATAAAGATGTACTGAAAAATGTCTATGATATGATGCCTGATCCAAAAGTAGTTGTGGCAGCCGGAATTTGTGCATGTAGCGGAGGCATATTTAGAGACTGCTACAATGTGTTAGGCGGTATAGACAAGGTGATTCCTGTTGATGTATATGTTCCTGGATGTCCGGCTAAGCCTGAGGCCATGATAGATGGCCTTTACAAGGCGGCGCAAATATTAAAGGAGAAGTATTCCCGCAAGGAAGTAATAGTTTCGGCTAAAAGCTTAGGTTAG
- a CDS encoding NADH-quinone oxidoreductase subunit C codes for MIVNSREVEIGNLKSEVKKYHDGGYRFVTETCLNLEDKFKIIYTFAIGYDLENIHIITDGKNVPSVSDIYSCALAVENEIKELFGVEFDGLAVDFGGNFMLGESSPISPQADIEIIRREKGGKNE; via the coding sequence ATGATCGTAAATAGCAGAGAAGTAGAGATTGGCAATCTAAAAAGTGAAGTGAAGAAATATCACGATGGTGGATATAGATTTGTCACAGAAACGTGCCTTAATTTAGAAGACAAGTTTAAAATCATATACACATTTGCCATAGGTTATGATTTAGAAAACATCCACATCATAACTGATGGGAAAAATGTGCCCAGCGTTTCAGATATTTATTCATGTGCGTTGGCAGTAGAGAATGAGATAAAAGAGCTTTTTGGAGTTGAGTTTGACGGTCTTGCGGTTGACTTTGGAGGAAACTTTATGTTGGGCGAAAGCTCACCTATAAGTCCACAAGCAGACATAGAGATTATAAGAAGAGAAAAGGGTGGTAAGAATGAGTGA
- a CDS encoding nickel-dependent hydrogenase large subunit produces the protein MSDKSTIPFGPQHPVLPEPIHLKLVVEDEKVVEAYPAFGFVHRGLETLAQKKDFNQMVYVVERVCGICSCMHGEDYCEAIEELMGVQVPVRAEYLRTIWAELHRIHSHLLWLGLFADAFGFENLFMQTWKIREKIMDILEATSGNRVIISVNIVGGVRKDINSEQAKWILKELDEVERQLKDINDVVMNNYTVKQRTVGIGVLTKEEAYELGATGPMAKGSGVDLDLRTTGYAAYKYLDFEPIVEKDGDSYARNLVRMREIFQSIDLVRQALGKMPEGEISVPVKGNPPAGEVISRLEQSRGEVVYYIKSNGTKFLDRLRIRTPTFANIPALLKILPGSHLQDVPVLILTIDPCISCTER, from the coding sequence ATGAGTGATAAAAGTACGATTCCGTTTGGGCCACAGCACCCTGTTTTACCTGAGCCGATTCACTTAAAACTTGTTGTAGAGGATGAAAAGGTAGTAGAAGCATATCCTGCTTTTGGCTTTGTACACAGGGGATTAGAGACTTTAGCGCAGAAGAAAGACTTTAATCAGATGGTTTACGTCGTAGAGAGGGTATGTGGTATATGCAGTTGTATGCATGGGGAGGATTATTGTGAAGCGATAGAGGAACTGATGGGTGTTCAGGTTCCTGTAAGAGCTGAATATTTAAGGACTATTTGGGCAGAACTTCACAGGATACACAGCCATCTTTTATGGCTTGGACTTTTTGCTGATGCATTTGGCTTTGAAAATCTCTTTATGCAGACGTGGAAGATTCGCGAGAAGATAATGGACATACTGGAAGCTACATCAGGCAACAGAGTTATAATTTCAGTCAATATCGTAGGCGGAGTTAGAAAAGACATAAATAGCGAACAAGCTAAGTGGATTTTAAAGGAATTAGATGAAGTTGAGAGGCAGCTTAAGGACATTAACGATGTTGTCATGAATAACTATACTGTAAAGCAAAGGACTGTTGGCATAGGAGTCTTGACGAAAGAAGAAGCGTATGAGCTTGGTGCAACTGGACCTATGGCTAAGGGAAGCGGTGTAGATTTGGACCTTAGGACTACTGGCTATGCTGCTTATAAATACCTTGACTTTGAGCCGATCGTGGAAAAAGACGGTGACAGCTATGCCAGAAATTTGGTAAGGATGAGGGAGATATTCCAGTCAATTGACCTTGTAAGACAGGCGTTAGGAAAGATGCCTGAAGGGGAAATAAGTGTTCCTGTAAAAGGCAATCCACCTGCTGGTGAAGTCATATCAAGGCTTGAGCAGTCAAGAGGAGAAGTAGTGTACTACATTAAGTCAAATGGCACGAAATTTTTGGATAGGCTTCGCATAAGAACACCTACCTTTGCCAATATACCGGCTCTTTTGAAAATACTGCCTGGATCTCATCTGCAAGATGTCCCTGTACTCATACTGACGATCGATCCTTGCATTAGTTGTACGGAAAGATAA
- a CDS encoding 4Fe-4S binding protein produces MLDMLKNVFSNLSKKPVTRMYPFEERKPFDINRGHLENNIDECIFCGMCQRVCPSNCISVDRKTSVWEYNPFECVLCGVCVEKCPKKCLKLDVHYRSCTDKKYNIHLEKHDDSEKAGA; encoded by the coding sequence ATGTTAGATATGCTTAAAAACGTTTTTTCTAATCTGTCAAAGAAGCCAGTGACTCGAATGTATCCCTTTGAAGAGAGAAAACCCTTTGATATAAACAGGGGCCATTTGGAAAACAACATTGATGAATGCATTTTTTGCGGCATGTGCCAGAGAGTGTGCCCATCAAACTGCATAAGTGTTGATAGAAAAACAAGTGTTTGGGAGTACAATCCGTTTGAATGTGTCTTGTGTGGCGTATGCGTAGAAAAGTGTCCTAAAAAATGTTTAAAGCTTGATGTGCATTACAGAAGCTGCACAGACAAAAAGTACAACATTCACTTGGAAAAACACGATGATTCTGAGAAAGCCGGTGCTTAA
- the hypA gene encoding hydrogenase maturation nickel metallochaperone HypA: MHELSITESIVNMVSDEVKKRNVNKVTKINIVLGELTGFEEESIKFYFDVLSEGTPLYGAKLDFKKVKAEFKCRSCGMIYNRGNFTFKCPYCGSSGVLIEKGKELYIDSIDVE; the protein is encoded by the coding sequence ATGCATGAATTGTCAATAACTGAAAGCATTGTAAACATGGTTTCTGATGAAGTTAAAAAAAGAAATGTCAATAAGGTCACCAAAATAAACATTGTGCTTGGCGAATTAACCGGGTTTGAAGAAGAAAGCATAAAGTTTTATTTTGATGTTTTAAGCGAAGGAACGCCATTATACGGTGCTAAACTTGATTTTAAAAAAGTAAAAGCAGAGTTTAAATGCCGCAGTTGCGGCATGATTTATAATAGAGGCAATTTCACTTTTAAGTGCCCATATTGCGGTAGCAGCGGTGTTTTGATTGAGAAAGGCAAAGAACTTTATATAGATAGCATAGATGTTGAATAA
- the hypB gene encoding hydrogenase nickel incorporation protein HypB, translated as MEIKIIKDVLEANNNIAEENKSIKDGRKIMMVNIIGSPGTGKTSFILKLIENMDIPCGVIEGDVASDIDARKMAERNIPVVQINTGGACHLNANSINKALSTLDFEGGILFIENIGNLICPSDFELGEDFKLAMANVAEGDDKPYKYPLLFSKAKAVVINKIDLLPYFDFNKQYFYDGVKTLNDEAEIFEVSARTGEGFEVLAKWLKEKYDEYVQGK; from the coding sequence ATGGAAATTAAGATTATTAAAGATGTGCTTGAAGCCAACAACAACATTGCAGAAGAAAACAAAAGCATAAAAGATGGAAGAAAAATCATGATGGTAAACATAATCGGTTCACCTGGTACAGGCAAAACAAGTTTCATATTGAAGCTTATAGAAAACATGGATATTCCTTGTGGTGTCATAGAAGGCGATGTGGCATCAGATATAGATGCTCGCAAGATGGCCGAAAGGAATATACCGGTGGTGCAGATAAATACAGGAGGTGCTTGCCATCTAAATGCAAATTCAATAAACAAAGCATTGTCTACGCTTGATTTTGAAGGCGGCATATTGTTCATAGAGAATATAGGAAATCTAATATGCCCTTCAGATTTTGAACTTGGTGAAGACTTCAAATTGGCTATGGCAAATGTTGCAGAAGGCGATGATAAGCCATACAAATATCCTCTTTTGTTCTCAAAGGCGAAAGCGGTCGTCATAAATAAGATAGATTTACTGCCGTATTTTGACTTCAATAAGCAGTATTTTTACGATGGTGTAAAGACGCTTAATGATGAAGCTGAGATTTTTGAAGTATCAGCAAGGACGGGAGAAGGCTTTGAGGTGCTGGCAAAATGGCTGAAAGAGAAATACGACGAATACGTGCAAGGCAAATAA
- the hypF gene encoding carbamoyltransferase HypF: MAEREIRRIRARQINIKGIVQGVGFRPFVYNLALRYSLSGIVYNTSSGVSINVEGYEDDIDAFLSELKENPPKLSKIDEISIEDCDVVGYKGFSIKSSKADEGFVPISPDMGVCDECVSEMMDEKNRRYNYPFINCTNCGPRFSIIEDIPYDRPKTSMKKFPMCKLCNDEYENPLDRRFHAQPVACYDCGPSLKYVGESTNIDPIMAVAEDLRKGKIVAIKGIGGFHLAVNALSHEAVLRLRDRKNRYGKPLALMMKDVEDVKRHCHVSPEEIELLNSQRRPIVLLKKKYEFEGVSDGLDSVGVMLPYAPIHYLLFKYIDFPVVMTSGNISEEPLCKDNDEALKRLKDIADSFLLNDRDIVNRIDDTVTSWKGKSERVIRRSRGYAPEPMVFKMDFKPILAVGGYYKNTFCLTKGNYAFLSHHIGDLDSSKTYMYYVEEIKKYMRLFKVQPQFVACDMHQGYLSTQFAKTLGLPVIYTQHHHAHVVSCMAEYGIEDKVIGFSYDGTGYGLDGNVWGAEFLIADLKDFVRAGHVKYNPLPGGELAIKRIYRTAIGFINEDMNFYKDYLKRFDAKELEIIKAQIDKKINAPLVSSMGRLFDAVASLIGVKDTVIYEGQAAMELESIIEKDQSYYDFTVSSDDQYVVDTSDILRQVYSDYKKGVSKGIISARFHNTIVEFTAYVALKLGEKYNIDKVVLSGGSFQNKYLLENIIDRLSKEGFLVYSNSKIPCNDGGISLGQAVIANYRMEV; the protein is encoded by the coding sequence ATGGCTGAAAGAGAAATACGACGAATACGTGCAAGGCAAATAAATATTAAAGGGATTGTCCAAGGTGTAGGATTTAGACCGTTTGTGTACAATTTGGCGTTGAGATACAGTTTGTCAGGCATTGTTTACAACACATCGTCTGGTGTTTCTATTAATGTGGAGGGCTATGAGGATGACATAGATGCGTTTTTATCAGAATTAAAAGAAAATCCTCCAAAGCTTTCGAAGATAGACGAGATATCCATAGAAGATTGTGATGTCGTAGGATATAAAGGTTTTAGCATAAAATCAAGCAAAGCGGATGAGGGATTTGTGCCGATTTCTCCTGATATGGGTGTATGCGACGAATGCGTAAGTGAGATGATGGACGAAAAAAACAGGAGATATAACTACCCGTTCATAAATTGCACAAACTGTGGTCCAAGATTTTCCATCATTGAGGATATACCATACGACAGGCCAAAGACGTCCATGAAAAAATTCCCCATGTGCAAATTATGTAATGATGAGTATGAAAATCCGTTGGATAGAAGGTTTCATGCACAGCCTGTGGCATGTTATGATTGCGGACCGTCCCTTAAATATGTTGGCGAAAGCACGAATATTGATCCCATTATGGCGGTTGCTGAAGATTTAAGAAAAGGGAAAATCGTTGCTATAAAGGGGATAGGCGGCTTTCATCTGGCTGTAAATGCATTATCCCATGAGGCTGTATTAAGGCTTAGAGATAGGAAAAACAGGTATGGGAAGCCACTGGCGCTTATGATGAAAGATGTAGAAGATGTAAAAAGGCATTGTCATGTAAGCCCTGAAGAAATAGAGCTATTAAATAGTCAAAGAAGGCCTATAGTTCTTCTTAAAAAGAAATACGAGTTTGAAGGTGTAAGCGATGGCCTTGACAGCGTGGGTGTGATGCTTCCTTACGCCCCAATACATTATCTTTTGTTTAAATATATAGATTTTCCAGTTGTCATGACCAGCGGCAATATCAGTGAAGAGCCTCTGTGCAAAGACAACGACGAAGCATTAAAGAGGCTTAAAGACATAGCAGACAGTTTCCTTCTAAATGATAGAGACATTGTAAATAGGATCGATGATACGGTTACATCTTGGAAAGGTAAAAGTGAAAGAGTCATAAGGCGATCAAGAGGATATGCACCAGAGCCTATGGTGTTTAAAATGGACTTTAAACCGATACTTGCTGTCGGAGGGTATTACAAAAACACGTTTTGCTTGACTAAAGGCAATTACGCATTTCTAAGCCATCACATAGGAGATCTGGATAGCAGCAAGACGTACATGTACTATGTAGAAGAAATAAAGAAGTACATGAGACTTTTTAAAGTCCAGCCGCAATTTGTGGCATGTGACATGCATCAAGGCTACTTGTCGACGCAGTTTGCAAAAACACTGGGCTTGCCTGTAATATACACGCAGCACCATCATGCACACGTAGTAAGCTGTATGGCGGAGTACGGCATAGAAGACAAAGTAATAGGCTTTTCATACGACGGTACTGGATACGGATTGGATGGAAATGTTTGGGGAGCTGAATTTTTGATAGCTGATTTAAAAGACTTCGTAAGGGCAGGCCATGTAAAGTACAATCCGCTTCCGGGCGGGGAACTTGCTATAAAAAGGATATACAGAACTGCAATAGGTTTTATAAATGAAGATATGAATTTTTATAAAGACTATCTTAAAAGGTTTGATGCAAAGGAATTGGAGATCATAAAAGCGCAGATAGACAAAAAAATAAACGCACCATTGGTGTCCAGCATGGGCAGATTGTTTGATGCAGTTGCATCACTGATTGGTGTTAAAGACACTGTCATATATGAAGGACAAGCGGCTATGGAGCTTGAAAGCATCATAGAAAAGGATCAATCGTATTATGACTTCACAGTATCAAGTGATGACCAGTATGTGGTGGATACATCGGATATTTTAAGGCAAGTTTATTCTGACTATAAAAAAGGAGTAAGCAAGGGAATAATATCCGCCAGATTTCACAATACCATCGTAGAGTTTACTGCTTATGTAGCATTGAAACTTGGCGAAAAGTACAATATAGATAAAGTGGTTTTAAGCGGTGGAAGCTTTCAGAACAAATATTTATTGGAAAATATCATTGATAGATTATCAAAAGAAGGATTTCTTGTTTATTCCAATAGCAAGATACCTTGCAATGACGGTGGTATTTCCTTAGGTCAAGCAGTCATAGCAAACTATAGGATGGAGGTGTGA
- a CDS encoding HypC/HybG/HupF family hydrogenase formation chaperone: MCIAVAQKVVKIEGDVAETELNGLKRRVSISMVPDVKIGDYVMVHAGVAISIVDKETAEEDLRLWEEMEEALRESFKQN, from the coding sequence ATGTGTATTGCTGTCGCACAAAAGGTGGTAAAAATCGAGGGAGATGTGGCAGAGACTGAATTAAACGGACTAAAAAGAAGGGTATCTATATCCATGGTACCTGATGTGAAGATTGGAGATTACGTGATGGTTCATGCAGGTGTAGCAATAAGCATTGTAGATAAAGAAACGGCTGAAGAAGATCTAAGGCTTTGGGAAGAAATGGAGGAAGCTTTGAGAGAAAGCTTCAAACAAAATTAA
- the hypD gene encoding hydrogenase formation protein HypD, whose amino-acid sequence MQGIINTAKELIDRYNIGESIKIMEVCGSHTMAISKYGLRQILPPNIKLISGPGCPVCVTAQNEIDASISLASQGVTIATFGDLVRVPGNNSSLQEERAKGRNVRVFYSPLDALDYAIANPSKEVVFIGIGFETTIPSVALTIKEAYTKKIKNYSVYCLHKTMPKALEALVVNGSDIQGFLLPGHVAAITGSTIYNFLVDKYKIGGVVSGFEASDILMSVVMILKNLRDPKIEIQYKRVVKEEGNTDAQSLIEEVFEESDAEWRGLGMIEGSGLKIREKYSEYDAEKKFNIKKPNSSTEIKGCRCGDVLKGIITPKQCPLFGKACTPLNPVGPCMVSSEGSCAAYYKYGE is encoded by the coding sequence ATGCAAGGCATTATAAATACAGCCAAAGAGCTTATAGATAGGTATAATATTGGAGAATCTATTAAAATAATGGAAGTCTGCGGTTCTCACACTATGGCTATATCGAAATACGGCTTAAGGCAGATATTGCCGCCAAATATAAAGCTAATATCGGGGCCAGGATGTCCTGTCTGTGTGACGGCACAAAATGAGATTGATGCTTCAATATCTTTGGCAAGTCAAGGAGTGACTATTGCCACATTTGGAGATTTGGTAAGAGTGCCTGGTAACAATTCTTCGCTGCAAGAGGAAAGGGCAAAAGGCAGAAATGTCAGGGTGTTTTACTCACCACTTGATGCGCTGGATTATGCTATAGCAAATCCAAGTAAAGAGGTAGTTTTTATTGGGATAGGATTTGAGACGACAATCCCGTCTGTTGCACTTACCATAAAAGAAGCATACACAAAAAAAATCAAGAATTACAGTGTGTATTGTCTTCATAAGACAATGCCAAAGGCATTGGAGGCACTTGTTGTAAATGGATCAGACATTCAGGGATTTCTACTTCCGGGTCATGTAGCTGCTATAACAGGAAGTACTATATATAATTTTTTAGTTGACAAATACAAGATTGGCGGTGTTGTGTCTGGATTTGAAGCATCAGACATATTGATGAGCGTCGTAATGATTTTAAAAAACCTAAGAGATCCTAAGATAGAAATTCAGTATAAAAGGGTTGTAAAAGAGGAAGGTAATACTGATGCACAAAGTTTAATCGAAGAAGTCTTTGAAGAAAGCGATGCTGAGTGGAGAGGTCTTGGTATGATAGAAGGGTCTGGGCTTAAGATACGTGAAAAGTACAGTGAATATGATGCAGAAAAAAAATTTAACATTAAAAAGCCTAATAGCAGCACAGAGATAAAGGGTTGTCGGTGCGGTGATGTGCTGAAAGGGATTATAACGCCAAAACAATGCCCCTTGTTTGGCAAAGCTTGCACACCTTTGAATCCTGTTGGGCCATGCATGGTTTCATCAGAAGGATCGTGTGCGGCGTACTACAAGTATGGTGAGTAA
- the hypE gene encoding hydrogenase expression/formation protein HypE: MDKVLMSHGGGGSMMQSFISEIFIEKFNNEYLNQMEDAALLPGKTVFTTDSFVVKPVFFPGGDIGRLAICGTVNDISMRGAKPLFLSASFIIEEGFPVDDIKKIVDSMVDAANEAGVQIVTGDTKVVEKNSADGIFINTAGIGILPDGAYVSIKNGEPGDVVIVSGTIGDHGMAVMGAREGLDFDPPLFSDVSPLNKMVQKLMTLKDAVKILRDPTRGGVAEVLYEIASMSNVGIKIHEDKLPVKESVKSACSMLGIDFLHLANEGKLICVVDKDFAYKALEIMKGDKYGKDAAIIGEIDDSGLVTIETVYGTNRIIDRPIGELLPRIC, translated from the coding sequence ATGGACAAGGTACTTATGTCACACGGTGGCGGCGGTTCGATGATGCAAAGCTTCATAAGCGAAATATTCATAGAAAAGTTCAATAACGAATATCTAAATCAGATGGAAGATGCAGCATTGCTGCCGGGTAAGACTGTTTTTACAACAGACAGCTTTGTAGTAAAACCTGTTTTCTTTCCAGGTGGTGACATTGGAAGGTTGGCAATATGCGGTACTGTAAATGACATCTCCATGCGTGGTGCAAAGCCGCTTTTCTTGAGTGCATCATTTATAATTGAAGAGGGATTTCCGGTTGATGACATTAAAAAGATAGTCGACTCTATGGTAGATGCTGCTAATGAAGCTGGTGTACAAATTGTGACAGGTGATACAAAAGTTGTAGAGAAAAATAGCGCAGATGGCATCTTCATAAACACTGCAGGAATAGGCATTTTGCCTGATGGAGCTTATGTGTCTATTAAAAACGGGGAACCTGGAGATGTGGTGATAGTCTCTGGGACAATTGGAGATCATGGAATGGCGGTAATGGGTGCCAGAGAAGGGCTTGACTTTGATCCTCCTCTTTTTTCTGATGTGTCGCCTTTAAATAAGATGGTACAGAAGCTTATGACTCTTAAAGATGCTGTGAAAATCTTAAGAGATCCTACAAGGGGTGGTGTCGCAGAAGTTCTGTACGAGATTGCCAGCATGAGTAATGTGGGAATTAAAATACATGAAGATAAGCTGCCTGTGAAAGAAAGTGTGAAATCGGCTTGCAGTATGTTAGGTATTGACTTTTTACATCTTGCAAATGAAGGAAAGCTTATATGTGTAGTTGATAAAGATTTTGCTTATAAGGCATTGGAAATAATGAAAGGTGATAAATACGGCAAAGATGCGGCTATTATAGGTGAAATCGATGATTCTGGTCTTGTAACGATAGAAACAGTCTATGGCACAAATAGAATCATTGATAGACCAATTGGCGAGCTTCTCCCGAGAATATGCTGA
- a CDS encoding GNAT family N-acetyltransferase, translating to MIIRKANIDDIKRINDIYNQAVLNTTATIDTEPRPLEYHKKWFEAHNDRYAVFVAIEDDIVVGWASLSIWSEKCGYRAVAEDSIYIDKSYKGRGIGDKLIKKIIEHAKENEFHTIVARISEGNDVSIHLHEKYGFKIVGTLKELGYKFNRYLDIHILQLIL from the coding sequence ATGATCATTCGAAAAGCTAATATAGATGATATTAAAAGAATAAATGATATATACAATCAAGCTGTATTAAACACTACGGCAACAATTGATACTGAACCAAGGCCATTAGAGTATCATAAAAAGTGGTTTGAGGCACACAATGACAGATATGCTGTTTTTGTGGCAATAGAAGACGACATTGTTGTAGGTTGGGCATCTTTATCCATTTGGTCTGAAAAATGCGGATATAGGGCTGTAGCGGAAGACTCGATTTACATTGATAAGTCGTACAAGGGACGTGGCATTGGGGATAAATTAATCAAGAAGATTATAGAGCACGCAAAGGAAAATGAATTTCACACTATAGTAGCCAGAATATCTGAAGGTAACGATGTAAGCATTCATTTACACGAAAAGTACGGCTTTAAAATTGTTGGCACATTAAAGGAATTAGGTTACAAGTTTAATAGATACCTGGATATTCACATATTGCAGTTGATTTTGTAA